The following proteins come from a genomic window of Acinetobacter sp. SAAs474:
- the gltB gene encoding glutamate synthase large subunit — protein sequence MPSPNTVAPAQGLYQPDEFKDNCGFGLIAHMKGDESHDLVKTAIHSLSCMTHRGGIAADGKTGDGCGLLLAMPKAFFREEAKKISDITLSEIFAVGSIFLNLDPALAAHAKNILTKEIEEEGCRVIGWRVVPTNNDALGSIAMQSLPAFEQIFVNCPMGVTEVEFNRKLLMARRRAEQQLTQDPYFYVTTLCSTVISYKGLMMPSYIADFYTDLADERLASHIVVFHQRFSTNTLPRWQLAQPFRYLAHNGEINTITANRNWAIARTPKFSNELLPGLTELNPIVNLTGSDSSSLDNMLEILVGGGMDLFRALRMLVPPAWQNVETLDADLRAFYEFNSKHMEAWDGPAGLVIQDGRHAICMLDRNGLRPARWVITKNGYITLASEIGVWGYEPEDVISKGRVGPGQILVIDTFTGKLLDTNDVSQHLKRMRPYRQWLRENSVRIQGSPELEEYLCDQGLKGDDLKAAQKMFMVTFEERDQLLRPIAESGQEAVGSMGDDTPMAVLSRQVRHVSDYFRQQFAQVTNPPIDPLRESIVMSLETCLGREQNVFEQSPEHADRLIISSPVLSNSKMHQIRTLGRAGYEIADIDLNYPQEEGLDAAISRICELSAQAIRDGKTLLVLSDKKIRPGYLPANAVIVTGAVHHYLMKVGLRTDANLIIETALARDAHQFAVILGFGATAIYPYLAYDVINDLIAKGELLGDPIHAQANFRKGIEKGLLKVLSKMGISTVASYRGGQLFEAVGLSDEVVAKCFTGVPSRIQGATFADLENDLKQLADLAWKSRKPIDQGGMLKFVFGKEYHAFNPDVINALHKAVRSGDYADFKQYAELVNHRPIATIRDLFKLKTDQSIALDQVESVADILPRFDSAGMSLGALSPEAHEAIAIAMNTIGGRSNSGEGGEDPARYGTIRNSKIKQIASGRFGVTPAYLTSAEVLQIKVAQGAKPGEGGQLPGGKVNGLIARLRYSVPGVTLISPPPHHDIYSIEDLSQLIFDLKQVNPQAMVSVKLVSEPGVGTIAAGVAKAYADFITISGYDGGTAASPLSSIHHAGSPWELGLSEAHQALRINDLRGKVRVQTDGGLKTGLDVVKAAILGAESFGFGSTPMIALGCKYLRICHLNNCATGVATQQDHLRQSHYIGEPEMLINFFHFIAEETREWLAALGVARLKDLIGRTDLLEVLPGETDKHSHLDLTKLLVSHPAAEGKAQYCQVEGNAPFDKGLLAQQMVTDMLPAIDAHTGGEYRYQIGNCDRSIGARISGEIARRYGNLAMEDQPITMHLTGTAGQSLGVWNAGGLHIRLEGDANDYVGKGMAGGRISIFPPKGSPFQTQETAIIGNTCLYGATGGKLFAAGTAGERFAVRNSGAFAVIEGAGDHCCEYMTGGVVTVLGKVGHNFGAGMTGGFAYVLDLDNDFVDHYNHELIELNRISTEAMEEHKTFLCRILDEHIKETGSAWAYKIRNEFDFYGRKFWLVKPKAANLQTLLKTTQADPQ from the coding sequence ATGCCATCGCCTAATACTGTAGCTCCCGCTCAAGGTTTATACCAACCGGATGAGTTTAAAGATAACTGTGGTTTTGGTTTAATCGCCCATATGAAGGGAGATGAAAGTCATGATCTGGTCAAAACTGCAATTCATAGCTTAAGCTGTATGACCCACCGTGGTGGTATTGCTGCAGATGGTAAGACCGGGGATGGTTGTGGCCTTCTTTTAGCAATGCCCAAAGCTTTTTTTCGTGAAGAAGCTAAAAAGATTAGTGATATTACACTCAGTGAAATATTTGCTGTAGGCAGCATATTTTTAAACCTAGATCCAGCATTAGCCGCACATGCCAAAAATATTTTAACTAAAGAAATTGAAGAAGAAGGCTGTCGTGTTATTGGATGGCGTGTCGTTCCAACCAATAATGATGCTTTAGGCTCGATTGCTATGCAGTCATTGCCAGCATTTGAACAAATTTTTGTTAACTGTCCAATGGGCGTTACAGAAGTTGAATTTAATCGTAAATTATTGATGGCGCGTCGTCGTGCTGAACAGCAATTAACACAAGATCCATATTTTTATGTAACGACATTATGTTCAACTGTGATTAGCTATAAAGGCTTGATGATGCCATCTTATATTGCTGATTTTTACACAGATCTGGCAGATGAGCGTTTAGCATCACATATTGTTGTTTTCCATCAACGTTTTTCTACCAATACTTTACCACGATGGCAATTGGCACAACCTTTCCGTTATTTAGCACATAACGGTGAAATTAATACGATTACCGCGAATCGTAATTGGGCGATTGCACGTACACCAAAATTTAGCAATGAATTGTTGCCTGGCCTAACCGAACTGAATCCTATTGTGAATCTTACTGGTTCTGACTCTTCTAGTTTAGACAATATGCTAGAAATTTTAGTCGGTGGCGGTATGGATTTATTCCGTGCATTACGTATGTTAGTTCCACCTGCATGGCAAAATGTGGAAACTTTAGATGCTGATTTACGGGCATTCTATGAGTTTAACTCTAAACATATGGAAGCATGGGATGGTCCTGCAGGTCTGGTCATTCAAGATGGACGTCATGCAATTTGTATGTTGGATCGTAATGGGTTACGTCCTGCACGTTGGGTGATTACCAAAAATGGTTATATTACCTTAGCATCAGAAATTGGTGTTTGGGGCTATGAACCAGAAGATGTGATCTCTAAAGGGCGTGTTGGTCCAGGTCAAATTTTAGTGATTGATACCTTTACTGGTAAATTACTTGATACCAATGATGTGAGTCAGCATCTAAAACGTATGCGCCCATATCGTCAATGGTTACGTGAAAACTCTGTACGGATACAAGGTAGTCCAGAACTTGAAGAATATTTATGTGATCAAGGCTTAAAAGGTGATGACCTTAAAGCGGCACAAAAAATGTTTATGGTGACCTTTGAAGAACGTGATCAATTATTGCGTCCAATTGCTGAGAGTGGTCAAGAAGCTGTTGGATCAATGGGTGATGATACTCCAATGGCGGTTTTATCACGTCAGGTACGTCATGTTTCAGATTATTTCCGTCAACAATTTGCTCAAGTGACCAATCCTCCGATTGATCCATTGCGTGAATCGATTGTAATGTCATTGGAAACATGTTTAGGACGTGAACAAAATGTGTTTGAACAAAGTCCAGAACATGCTGATCGTTTGATCATCTCTAGCCCTGTATTGTCTAATTCAAAAATGCATCAAATTCGTACATTGGGGCGTGCAGGTTATGAAATTGCAGATATTGATTTAAATTATCCGCAAGAAGAAGGTTTAGATGCGGCAATTTCACGTATTTGTGAACTATCTGCTCAAGCAATTCGTGATGGTAAAACATTGTTGGTATTATCGGATAAAAAAATCCGTCCAGGTTATTTACCTGCCAATGCTGTGATAGTGACTGGAGCCGTACATCATTATTTAATGAAAGTAGGTTTACGTACCGATGCTAACCTCATTATTGAAACGGCATTAGCCCGTGATGCACATCAATTTGCCGTCATACTCGGTTTTGGTGCAACGGCAATTTATCCTTATCTGGCCTATGATGTGATCAATGACTTGATTGCAAAAGGTGAGCTTTTAGGTGATCCAATACATGCTCAAGCTAATTTCCGTAAAGGCATCGAAAAAGGCTTATTAAAAGTTCTGTCTAAAATGGGAATTTCAACGGTTGCATCTTATCGCGGTGGACAGCTATTTGAGGCAGTGGGATTGTCTGATGAAGTTGTTGCCAAGTGCTTTACAGGTGTTCCGAGCCGTATTCAAGGTGCAACTTTTGCCGATTTAGAAAATGATTTAAAACAATTGGCGGATTTAGCATGGAAATCACGTAAACCGATTGATCAAGGTGGCATGCTTAAATTTGTCTTTGGCAAAGAATATCATGCATTTAATCCAGATGTGATTAATGCTTTGCATAAAGCGGTTCGTTCCGGAGATTATGCAGATTTTAAACAATATGCAGAGCTTGTTAATCATCGTCCGATTGCCACAATTCGTGATTTATTTAAATTAAAAACTGATCAGTCTATTGCACTTGATCAGGTTGAATCTGTTGCAGATATTTTACCGCGCTTTGACTCTGCAGGTATGTCTTTAGGTGCTTTATCTCCTGAAGCACATGAAGCGATTGCCATTGCAATGAATACCATTGGCGGTCGTTCAAACTCTGGTGAAGGTGGTGAAGATCCTGCACGTTACGGTACGATTCGTAATTCAAAAATTAAACAAATTGCCTCAGGACGTTTTGGTGTAACGCCAGCCTATCTTACATCGGCTGAAGTTTTACAGATTAAAGTTGCACAAGGTGCCAAACCGGGTGAGGGTGGACAATTACCTGGCGGTAAAGTTAATGGCTTAATTGCACGATTACGCTATTCTGTTCCTGGTGTGACCTTGATTTCACCACCACCACATCATGATATTTATTCTATTGAAGATTTGTCACAATTAATCTTTGATTTAAAACAAGTTAATCCACAGGCAATGGTTTCGGTCAAATTGGTTTCTGAACCAGGGGTTGGTACTATTGCGGCAGGTGTTGCCAAAGCTTATGCTGACTTTATTACCATTTCTGGTTATGACGGTGGAACAGCAGCTTCGCCACTTTCTTCCATTCATCATGCTGGTTCACCTTGGGAGTTGGGTTTAAGTGAAGCGCATCAGGCACTTCGTATTAATGATTTGCGTGGTAAAGTGCGTGTACAAACCGATGGTGGTTTAAAAACTGGTCTCGATGTTGTTAAAGCCGCTATTCTCGGTGCTGAAAGCTTTGGTTTTGGTTCGACACCAATGATTGCACTTGGCTGTAAATATTTACGTATTTGTCATCTCAATAACTGTGCAACAGGGGTTGCAACCCAACAGGATCATTTACGTCAGTCACATTATATTGGCGAGCCAGAAATGTTGATTAATTTCTTCCACTTCATTGCTGAAGAAACACGTGAATGGTTGGCTGCGCTTGGTGTTGCTCGTCTTAAAGATTTGATTGGTCGTACAGATTTGTTGGAAGTCTTACCTGGTGAAACAGATAAGCATAGCCATCTTGATTTAACGAAATTATTAGTATCGCATCCTGCTGCTGAAGGCAAAGCACAATATTGTCAAGTTGAAGGCAATGCACCATTTGATAAAGGGCTTTTGGCTCAACAAATGGTGACAGATATGTTACCTGCCATTGATGCACATACGGGTGGAGAATATCGTTATCAGATTGGTAACTGTGATCGTTCGATTGGCGCACGTATTTCGGGTGAAATTGCACGTCGTTATGGTAACTTAGCAATGGAAGATCAGCCGATTACCATGCACTTAACGGGCACAGCTGGTCAGTCACTTGGCGTTTGGAATGCGGGTGGTTTGCATATTCGCTTGGAAGGCGATGCAAATGACTACGTCGGTAAAGGTATGGCTGGTGGGCGAATTTCCATCTTCCCACCAAAAGGTTCGCCATTCCAAACACAAGAAACAGCGATTATTGGTAATACCTGTTTATATGGTGCGACAGGCGGTAAACTATTTGCTGCAGGTACTGCGGGTGAACGTTTTGCTGTACGTAACTCTGGGGCTTTTGCTGTCATTGAAGGTGCTGGTGATCATTGCTGTGAATATATGACAGGTGGTGTGGTGACAGTATTAGGTAAAGTCGGTCATAATTTTGGTGCAGGTATGACGGGTGGATTTGCTTACGTGCTTGATTTAGATAATGACTTTGTTGATCATTACAATCATGAGTTAATTGAACTCAATCGTATTTCTACCGAAGCAATGGAAGAACATAAAACCTTCTTATGTCGTATTTTAGATGAGCATATTAAGGAAACTGGTAGTGCTTGGGCGTATAAGATTCGCAATGAGTTTGATTTTTATGGCCGTAAATTCTGGTTGGTAAAACCAAAAGCTGCCAACTTACAGACTTTACTTAAAACAACTCAAGCAGATCCACAGTAA